The Castanea sativa cultivar Marrone di Chiusa Pesio chromosome 11, ASM4071231v1 genome contains a region encoding:
- the LOC142618072 gene encoding polygalacturonase QRT3-like, with amino-acid sequence MKAFLVLSYLILLLAEEALCSPREQRVSKLLEKLEAKVASSPTKPPSIPPRKAKHNKKRNGRVFNPIAYGADPTGTKDSSDAILQALGDAFQLRSGLELLPGISDFGGVVIDLQGGNYKISKPIRFPSSSGGNIVVRGGTLRASDTFPGDRHLIELWSPNSPNTENKVQNAGFYYEDITFRDVLFDSSYRGGGIYIVDSARIRINNCFFLHFTTQGILVQRGHETFISSCFLGQHSTIGGDKNERNYSGTAIDLASNDNAVTDVAIFSAAIGIVLRGQANIITGVHCYNKASFFGGIGILVKLGGYSQTRIDNCYLDYNSIVMEDPVQVHVTNGFFYGDATVVLKSIKGKISGLNIVDNMFSSGPGQSMVPIITLDGQFTDIDQVVIDRNNVNGLSLKSTVGKLRVAGNGTRWVADFSSVLLFPNRISHLQYSFHTLGEPKFTAHAVTNVSNNVVVVESEKLVNGVVSLVVDQ; translated from the exons ATGAAGGCCTTCTTGGTATTAAGCTATCTAATACTGCTGTTGGCAGAAGAAGCTCTATGTTCCCCTAGAGAGCAAAGGGTATCAAAGTTGCTAGAAAAGCTTGAAGCCAAAGTAGCCTCATCGCCTACTAAGCCACCTTCGATACCACCACGAAAGGctaaacacaacaaaaaaagg AATGGGAGAGTATTCAATCCCATTGCCTATGGAGCAGACCCAACTGGGACAAAAGACAGTAGTGATGCAATATTGCAAGCTTTGGGTGATGCTTTTCAATTGAGAAGTGGATTGGAATTGTTGCCTGGGATCAGTGACTTTGGTGGTGTAGTCATTGATTTGCAAGGTGGAAACTACAAAATTAGTAAACCAATAAGGTTTCCTTCTTCTAGTGGTGGCAATATTGTg GTACGTGGAGGAACTTTGAGAGCTTCAGATACATTTCCTGGTGATCGACACCTCATTGAACTATGGTCACCAAATTCTCCAAATACAGAAAATAAGGTCCAAAATGCTGGCTTTTACTATGAGGACATCACCTTCCGGGACGTACTCTTTGATTCAAGCTACAGAGGAGGAGGGATTTACATTGTTGATTCAGCTAGAATTCGCATAAACAATTGCTTCTTTCTCCACTTCACAACCCAAGGAATTCTAGTGCAAAGAGGCCATGAAACCTTCATATCAAGCTGCTTTCTTGGACAACACTCAACAATTGGTGGTGATAAAAATGAAAGGAATTACTCAGGCACTGCCATTGACCTAGCAAGTAATGACAATGCAGTCACAGACGTTGCAATTTTCTCAGCAGCAATTGGAATTGTATTAAGAGGTCAGGCAAATATAATCACAGGGGTACATTGTTACAACAAGGCATCATTTTTTGGTGGGATTGGAATATTGGTGAAACTAGGTGGATATTCACAAACTAGAATTGATAATTGTTACTTGGATTACAATTCTATAGTCATGGAAGACCCAGTTCAAGTCCATGTTACTAATGGATTCTTCTATGGGGATGCTACTGTGGTCTTGAAATCGATTAAGGGTAAAATCTCAGGGTTAAACATTGTGGATAACATGTTTAGTAGTGGACCAGGGCAAAGTATGGTTCCTATAATAACATTGGATGGACAATTCACTGACATTGATCAAGTGGTGATTGATAGGAACAATGTGAATGGTTTGAGCTTGAAATCAACCGTTGGAAAACTAAGGGTGGCCGGAAATGGGACGAGGTGGGTGGCTGATTTTTCGTCGGTGCTACTATTTCCCAACAGGATTAGTCATTTGCAGTACTCATTTCACACTCTAGGAGAGCCTAAATTTACAGCACATGCAGTGACCAATGTGTCTAATAATGTGGTGGTTGTAGAGAGTGAGAAGCTTGTTAATGGGGTGGTCTCCTTGGTTGTTGATCAGTAA
- the LOC142617997 gene encoding polygalacturonase QRT3-like: MKAFLGLSFLILLLAEEALCSSREQRLSKLLEKVEARVASSPTERLLAPPPREAVDNHTRDGRVFYPIGYGADPSGTRDSSDAILQALGDALKLRNGLQFLPGISDIGGVIIDLQGGNYKISKPIRFPSGVGNIVVQGGTLRASNTFPINRHLIELWAPNSQNIGGNKAQNGRIRYEDITFRDILFDSSYRGGGIYIVYSARTRINNCFFLHFTTEGILVQQGLETFISGCFLGQQSSIGGDTNERNFSGTAIDLASNDNAITDVSIFSAAIGVVLRGQANMLTGVHCYNKASAFGGIGILLKLAGYSQTRIDNCYLDYNTLVMEDPVQVHVSNGFFYGEATIVLKSIKGIISGLNIVDNMFSSGPGQAKVPMITLDGKFTDIDQVVIDRNNVNGLNLKSTVGKLSVAGNGTRWVADFSPVLLFPNRISNLQYSLHTQGEPKFTAHAVTNVTNNVVVVESEKPVNGVVSLVVYQ; the protein is encoded by the exons ATGAAGGCCTTCTTGGGATTAAGCTTCCTTATACTGCTGTTGGCAGAAGAAGCTCTATGTTCCTCTAGAGAGCAAAGGCTATCAAAGTTGCTAGAAAAGGTCGAAGCCAGAGTAGCCTCTTCTCCTACTGAGAGACTTTTGGCACCACCACCACGCGAGGCTGTAGACAACCACACAAgg GATGGGAGGGTATTTTATCCAATTGGGTATGGAGCAGACCCAAGTGGGACACGAGACAGTAGTGATGCCATATTGCAGGCTTTGGGTGATGCTCTTAAATTGAGAAATGGACTTCAATTTTTGCCTGGCATCAGTGACATTGGTGGTGTGATCATTGATTTGCAAGGTGGAAACTACAAAATTAGTAAGCCAATAAGGTTCCCTTCTGGTGTCGGCAATATTGTG GTACAAGGAGGAACTTTGCGAGCATCAAATACATTTCCTATTAATCGACACCTCATTGAACTATGGGCACCAAATTCTCAAAACATAGGAGGAAATAAGGCCCAAAATGGCCGTATTCGCTATGAGGACATCACCTTCAGGGACATCCTCTTTGATTCAAGCTACCGAGGAGGAGGGATTTACATTGTTTATTCAGCAAGAACTCGTATAAACAATTGCTTCTTTCTCCATTTCACAACAGAGGGAATTCTAGTGCAACAAGGCCTTGAAACCTTCATTTCAGGCTGCTTTCTTGGACAACAATCATCCATTGGTGGGGATACAAATGAAAGGAATTTCTCAGGCACTGCCATTGATCTAGCAAGTAATGACAATGCAATCACTGATGTTTCAATTTTCTCAGCAGCAATAGGTGTTGTATTGAGAGGTCAGGCAAACATGCTCACAGGGGTACATTGTTACAACAAGGCATCAGCTTTTGGTGGGATTGGAATATTATTGAAACTAGCTGGATATTCACAAACTAGAATTGATAATTGTTACTTGGATTACAATACTTTAGTCATGGAAGACCCTGTTCAAGTCCATGTTAGTAATGGATTCTTCTATGGGGAAGCTACGATTGTCTTGAAATCAATTAAGGGTATAATCTCAGGGTTAAATATTGTGGATAACATGTTTAGTAGTGGACCAGGTCAAGCGAAGGTTCCAATGATAACATTGGATGGAAAATTCACTGACATTGATCAAGTGGTGATTGATCGGAACAATGTGAATGGTTTGAACTTGAAATCAACAGTTGGAAAACTCAGCGTGGCTGGAAATGGGACGAGGTGGGTGGCTGATTTTTCGCCCGTGCTGTTATTTCCCAACAGGATTAGTAATTTGCAGTACTCATTGCACACTCAAGGAGAGCCTAAATTTACAGCACATGCAGTGACCAATGTGACTAATAATGTGGTTGTTGTAGAGAGTGAGAAGCCAGTTAATGGAGTGGTCTCCTTGGTTGTTTATCAGTAA